One stretch of Micromonospora echinospora DNA includes these proteins:
- a CDS encoding glycosyltransferase family 2 protein codes for MSGGTDRPAVSVVVPTYNCGAHLDPLVASLSRQGLPPGGYEVIFADDGSTDDTPRRLDELAAADPQVRVLHLEHSGWPSHPRNQGLEQARGEYVFFADDDDWFGDEALARLHACAHDHDADIVIGRMIGHRRGVPRELFRENRFDATLANAPLADSMTCHKLFRRSFLDRHGLRFPEGRPRRLEDHRLMAAAYLLAERVCVLADHPCYHHARREDAGNVTATRMDPAEYYAALRKALDIVDAHRPPAAARLRLHRRWLRKEMLNRLRGQALLSAPEHWVEQVADEVGQLVKERVAPDAVAGVPPMYQVIAHLAAQGRMADLRRLAEWEVSVRAHAAVDRWQVEGRTLTVAVSAHLRAGDEPLRFDERGLPVLPVAEATPDGVVMRAGGARTDVVIRRRETREEFFLPVDATTEPAADGQVCHRSTATVDFAALDGGRARGTWEVRARVIQAGWALDANLPLVVRCAADGGPPRVEDPRRLRARIRRAVRRIRDRTLGRTARAGSRSHDRPAAARR; via the coding sequence ATGAGCGGGGGAACCGACCGGCCGGCGGTGAGCGTCGTGGTGCCCACGTACAACTGCGGGGCCCACCTCGACCCGCTTGTCGCGTCGCTGTCGCGGCAGGGGCTGCCGCCCGGCGGATACGAGGTGATCTTCGCCGACGACGGATCGACCGACGACACGCCGCGTCGCCTGGACGAGCTGGCCGCCGCCGACCCGCAGGTACGGGTGCTGCACCTGGAGCACTCGGGCTGGCCGTCGCACCCGCGCAACCAGGGGCTGGAGCAGGCGCGCGGCGAGTACGTCTTCTTCGCCGACGACGACGACTGGTTCGGCGACGAGGCGCTGGCCCGCCTGCACGCCTGCGCCCACGACCACGACGCGGACATCGTCATCGGGCGGATGATCGGGCACCGGCGGGGCGTACCGCGGGAGCTGTTCCGGGAGAACCGGTTCGACGCCACGCTGGCGAACGCGCCGCTGGCCGACAGCATGACCTGCCACAAGCTGTTCCGGCGGTCCTTCCTCGACCGGCACGGGCTGCGGTTCCCGGAGGGCCGTCCGCGACGCCTGGAGGACCACCGGCTGATGGCGGCTGCCTATCTGCTCGCCGAGCGGGTCTGCGTGCTGGCCGACCACCCCTGCTACCACCACGCCCGCCGGGAGGACGCGGGCAACGTCACCGCCACCCGGATGGACCCGGCGGAGTACTACGCGGCCCTCCGGAAGGCGCTGGACATCGTGGACGCCCACCGGCCGCCGGCCGCGGCCCGCCTCCGGCTGCACCGGCGCTGGCTGCGCAAGGAGATGCTGAACCGGCTGCGCGGGCAGGCCCTGCTGAGCGCGCCGGAGCACTGGGTCGAGCAGGTGGCGGACGAGGTGGGGCAGCTCGTGAAGGAGCGTGTCGCGCCGGACGCCGTCGCCGGGGTGCCGCCGATGTACCAGGTGATCGCCCATCTCGCCGCGCAGGGGCGGATGGCGGACCTGCGCCGGCTGGCGGAGTGGGAGGTGAGTGTCCGGGCCCACGCCGCCGTCGACCGGTGGCAGGTGGAGGGACGGACGCTGACTGTCGCCGTCTCCGCCCACCTGCGCGCCGGCGACGAGCCGCTGCGCTTCGACGAGCGAGGGCTGCCGGTGCTCCCGGTGGCCGAGGCGACGCCCGACGGTGTCGTGATGCGGGCCGGCGGGGCGAGGACCGACGTCGTGATCCGCCGCCGGGAGACCCGGGAGGAGTTCTTCCTGCCGGTCGACGCCACCACCGAGCCGGCCGCCGACGGCCAGGTCTGCCACCGCAGCACCGCCACCGTCGACTTCGCGGCGCTCGACGGAGGCCGGGCCCGGGGCACCTGGGAGGTCCGGGCCCGGGTGATCCAGGCCGGGTGGGCCCTGGACGCGAACCTGCCGCTCGTGGTGCGCTGCGCGGCCGACGGCGGCCCGCCCCGGGTGGAGGACCCGCGCCGGCTCCGCGCCCGGATCCGGCGGGCGGTCCGGCGGATCCGGGATCGCACGCTCGGCCGGACGGCGCGCGCCGGGAGCCGTTCGCACGATCGACCGGCGGCGGCCCGCCGGTAA
- a CDS encoding ABC transporter permease subunit, translating into MSTVTWITARGLFGRSRFLMLLPLPLILIGLAVLCRSLGVDPGQWGPPVLVGLGLAVVLPVVALVVGTGVLGAEIDDGTVVHILTKPLPRWQIVLPKLAVAAGVSAVTVGIPIYVAGVLADSVRLGLALVVASAAGALAYSALFLALSLVTRRPVLLGLVYVLIWEGLLGRFVGGTRVLSIQQWVIALADKMAPTPLLGTSVSVPVAAVLTALVAVGFTVLAIDRLRSFSVAGETS; encoded by the coding sequence ATGTCGACAGTCACCTGGATCACCGCGCGCGGCCTGTTCGGCCGGAGCCGGTTCCTCATGCTGCTGCCGTTGCCGCTGATCCTGATCGGCCTGGCGGTGCTCTGCCGGTCGCTCGGCGTGGACCCGGGCCAGTGGGGGCCGCCGGTGCTCGTCGGCCTCGGCCTGGCAGTGGTGCTGCCGGTGGTCGCCCTGGTTGTGGGCACCGGCGTGCTGGGCGCGGAGATCGACGACGGCACCGTGGTGCACATCCTCACCAAGCCGCTGCCGCGCTGGCAGATCGTGCTGCCGAAGCTGGCGGTGGCGGCCGGCGTCAGCGCGGTCACGGTGGGCATTCCGATCTACGTCGCGGGCGTGCTGGCCGACTCGGTACGCCTCGGACTCGCGCTGGTCGTCGCCTCGGCGGCGGGCGCGCTGGCGTACTCGGCGTTGTTCCTGGCGTTGAGCCTGGTGACCCGGCGGCCGGTGCTGCTCGGCCTGGTCTACGTGCTGATCTGGGAGGGCCTGCTCGGCCGGTTCGTCGGCGGCACCCGGGTGCTGTCGATCCAGCAGTGGGTGATCGCCCTGGCCGACAAGATGGCGCCGACGCCGCTGCTCGGCACCAGTGTCTCGGTGCCGGTCGCGGCGGTGCTCACCGCGCTGGTGGCGGTCGGTTTCACCGTGCTGGCGATTGACCGGTTGCGCTCGTTCAGCGTGGCCGGCGAGACGAGCTGA
- a CDS encoding ABC transporter ATP-binding protein encodes MTAISTQSTAGAPATATSTLDLAGVSRWYGNVVAVNDVTMRLGPGVTGLLGPNGAGKTTLLHMMAGFLSPSRGTVTLDGAPTWRNPAVYRQLGLVSEREAVHTFLSAYEFVLASAKLHQLPDPEAAARRAIELVEMEDAQNRRIGTYSKGMRQRTRVAAALVHDPQVLLLDEPFNGMDPRQRLHMMALLHRLGDTGRTILFSSHILEEVEQVSGTVQVMVAGRLAASGDYRTIRRLMTNRPHVFAVRSTDDRALAVALMAEASVSGVELGRTGLTVKAGDYGAFTRALPRIALRHGIRVRQLLPEDESLESVFSYLVEA; translated from the coding sequence ATGACGGCGATCAGCACCCAGTCGACGGCCGGCGCGCCCGCCACCGCGACGAGCACGCTCGACCTGGCGGGCGTCTCCCGCTGGTACGGCAACGTGGTGGCGGTGAACGACGTCACCATGCGGCTCGGCCCCGGCGTGACAGGTCTCCTCGGCCCCAACGGCGCCGGGAAGACGACGCTGCTGCACATGATGGCCGGCTTCCTGTCGCCGTCGCGCGGCACGGTGACGCTGGACGGGGCGCCGACCTGGCGCAACCCCGCCGTCTACCGGCAGCTCGGCCTGGTCAGCGAGCGCGAGGCGGTGCACACGTTCCTCAGCGCGTACGAGTTCGTGCTGGCGAGCGCGAAGCTGCACCAGCTGCCCGACCCGGAGGCGGCGGCGCGGCGGGCGATCGAGCTGGTCGAGATGGAGGACGCGCAGAACCGCCGCATCGGCACCTACTCCAAGGGCATGCGGCAACGCACCCGGGTCGCCGCCGCGCTGGTGCACGACCCGCAGGTGCTGCTGCTCGACGAGCCGTTCAACGGGATGGACCCGCGCCAGCGGCTGCACATGATGGCGCTGCTGCACCGGCTCGGCGACACGGGACGGACCATCCTGTTCAGCTCGCACATCCTGGAGGAGGTCGAGCAGGTCTCCGGCACCGTCCAGGTGATGGTCGCCGGCCGGCTGGCCGCCTCCGGCGACTACCGGACCATCCGCCGCCTGATGACCAACCGGCCGCACGTCTTCGCGGTTCGCTCCACCGACGACCGCGCCCTGGCGGTGGCGCTGATGGCCGAGGCGTCGGTCTCCGGCGTCGAGCTGGGCCGTACCGGCCTGACCGTCAAGGCCGGCGACTACGGCGCGTTCACCCGGGCCCTGCCCCGGATCGCGCTCCGGCACGGCATCCGGGTCCGGCAGTTGTTGCCGGAGGACGAGTCGCTGGAGAGCGTCTTCTCGTATCTGGTGGAGGCATGA
- the valS gene encoding valine--tRNA ligase, whose amino-acid sequence MTDTTISARGGVPERPSLDGLEETWARRWQSDGTYAFDRTKERSDVYAIDTPPPTVSGELHMGHVFSYTHTDAVARFQRMRGRTVFYPMGWDDNGLPTERRVQNVYGVRPDPALPYDRDWRPPAAPVDDAARKNPTAISRRNFIELCELLTVEDEKAFEALWRRLGLSVDWSLTYTTIGSAARAASQRAFLRNLARGEAYQAEAPTLWDVGFGTAVAQAELEDRERPGAYHRLRFTGPDGREVLIDTTRPELLPACVALVCHPDDERYADLVGAAARTPVFGVEVPVRAHPLADPAKGTGIAMVCTFGDLNDVTWWRELRLDTRVVIGRDGRLLPEPPAGVPAEPYAALAGQTVNGARRTLVELLADAGDLVGEPRPITHPVKFYERGDRPLEIVSTRQWYLRNGGRDADLRAELLARGRELRWVPEHMRHRYEHWVGGLTGDWLVSRQRFFGVPVPVWYRLDDTGEPDWSHPLTPDEATLPIDPSSEPPPGYEESQRGVPGGFTGDPDVLDTWATSSLTPQIVGGWESDPDLFARVFPMDLRPQGHDIIRTWLFATVARAHLEHGTLPWHTAVLSGWILDPDRKKMSKSKGNVVTPMALLEQNGSDAVRYWAANGKPGTDLAFDPAQVKVGRRLATKLLNASRFALGLGAADALRAAATQPLDTAMLAELSGVVATATTAFDGYDHTAALMATEAFFWRFCDDYIELVKERAYGTGPAADSARAALATALSVQLRLFAPVLPFVTEEVWSWWRYGSVHRAPWPTTYEVGRATQAPGDPELLRLAADALGQVRRAKSERKLSMKADVPLAEALGPAAVLDKLGTVADDLRAAGRIAKLDLLPDRTTELVIACAF is encoded by the coding sequence ATGACCGACACGACGATCAGCGCCCGCGGCGGCGTCCCCGAGCGTCCGAGCCTGGACGGCCTCGAGGAGACCTGGGCCCGCCGCTGGCAGTCCGACGGGACGTACGCGTTCGACCGCACAAAGGAGCGGTCGGACGTATACGCGATCGACACTCCCCCGCCGACCGTGTCGGGCGAGCTGCACATGGGGCACGTCTTCTCGTACACCCACACCGACGCGGTGGCCCGGTTCCAGCGGATGCGCGGGCGGACCGTCTTCTACCCGATGGGCTGGGACGACAACGGGCTGCCCACCGAACGCCGGGTGCAGAACGTGTACGGCGTGCGCCCCGACCCGGCGCTGCCGTACGACAGGGACTGGCGACCGCCGGCCGCGCCGGTCGACGACGCGGCCCGGAAGAACCCGACGGCGATCTCCCGGCGCAACTTCATCGAGCTGTGCGAACTGCTCACGGTGGAGGACGAGAAGGCGTTCGAGGCGCTGTGGCGGCGGCTCGGGCTGTCCGTGGACTGGTCGCTGACGTACACCACGATCGGGTCGGCGGCCCGCGCGGCCAGCCAGCGCGCGTTCCTGCGCAACCTGGCGCGGGGCGAGGCGTACCAGGCCGAGGCGCCGACGCTGTGGGACGTCGGGTTCGGCACCGCTGTGGCGCAGGCGGAGCTGGAGGACCGGGAGCGGCCGGGCGCGTACCACCGCCTGCGGTTCACCGGTCCGGACGGCCGCGAGGTGCTGATCGACACCACCCGGCCGGAGTTGCTGCCGGCCTGCGTGGCGCTGGTCTGCCACCCGGACGACGAGCGGTACGCGGACCTGGTCGGCGCGGCTGCGCGTACCCCGGTGTTCGGGGTCGAGGTGCCGGTGCGCGCGCACCCGCTGGCGGACCCGGCCAAGGGCACGGGCATCGCGATGGTCTGCACGTTCGGTGACCTGAACGACGTGACCTGGTGGCGTGAGCTGCGGCTGGACACCCGGGTGGTGATCGGCCGGGACGGGCGGCTGCTGCCGGAGCCGCCGGCCGGCGTGCCGGCGGAGCCCTACGCGGCGCTGGCCGGGCAGACCGTCAACGGCGCCCGGCGGACGCTGGTGGAGCTGCTGGCGGACGCGGGTGACCTGGTGGGCGAGCCACGTCCGATCACCCACCCGGTGAAGTTCTACGAGCGCGGCGACCGGCCGCTGGAGATCGTCTCGACCCGGCAGTGGTATCTGCGCAACGGTGGCCGGGACGCCGACCTGCGGGCGGAGCTGCTGGCCCGGGGGCGGGAGCTGCGCTGGGTGCCGGAGCACATGCGGCACCGGTACGAGCACTGGGTGGGTGGCCTCACCGGTGACTGGCTGGTCAGCCGGCAGCGGTTCTTCGGCGTGCCGGTGCCGGTGTGGTACCGGCTCGACGACACTGGCGAGCCGGACTGGTCCCACCCTCTCACACCGGACGAGGCGACACTGCCGATCGACCCGAGCAGCGAGCCGCCGCCCGGATACGAGGAGTCGCAGCGCGGCGTGCCCGGCGGTTTCACAGGTGACCCGGACGTGCTGGACACCTGGGCCACCTCCTCGCTGACCCCGCAGATCGTCGGCGGCTGGGAGAGCGATCCGGACCTGTTCGCCCGGGTCTTCCCGATGGACCTGCGCCCGCAGGGGCACGACATCATCCGTACCTGGCTGTTCGCCACAGTGGCCCGCGCCCATCTGGAGCACGGCACGCTGCCCTGGCACACGGCGGTGCTCTCCGGCTGGATCCTCGACCCGGACCGCAAGAAGATGTCGAAGTCCAAGGGCAACGTGGTCACGCCGATGGCGCTGCTGGAGCAGAACGGGTCCGACGCGGTCCGCTACTGGGCCGCCAACGGCAAGCCGGGCACGGACCTCGCCTTCGACCCCGCCCAGGTCAAGGTGGGCCGCCGGCTGGCCACCAAGCTGCTCAACGCGTCGCGGTTCGCGCTCGGGCTGGGCGCCGCCGACGCGCTGCGGGCCGCGGCGACGCAACCGCTGGACACCGCGATGCTCGCCGAACTGTCCGGCGTGGTCGCGACCGCGACCACCGCCTTCGACGGGTACGACCACACAGCCGCCCTGATGGCCACCGAGGCGTTCTTCTGGCGGTTCTGCGACGACTACATCGAGTTGGTGAAGGAGCGCGCCTACGGCACCGGGCCGGCGGCGGACTCGGCCCGGGCGGCGCTGGCAACCGCGCTGTCGGTGCAGTTGCGCCTGTTCGCGCCGGTGCTGCCGTTCGTCACCGAGGAGGTCTGGTCGTGGTGGCGGTACGGCTCGGTGCACCGCGCGCCGTGGCCGACCACGTACGAGGTGGGCCGCGCGACGCAGGCGCCGGGCGACCCGGAGCTGCTCCGGCTGGCCGCGGACGCGCTGGGTCAGGTGCGCCGCGCCAAGTCGGAACGGAAGCTGTCGATGAAGGCGGACGTGCCGCTGGCCGAGGCGCTCGGACCGGCGGCGGTGCTCGACAAGCTCGGCACGGTCGCCGACGACCTGCGGGCGGCGGGCCGGATCGCGAAGCTGGACCTGCTGCCCGACCGCACCACCGAACTGGTCATCGCCTGCGCGTTCTGA
- a CDS encoding ABC transporter permease — protein sequence MSDATGVIHDIGYQRYTGPRLGRRQVFGALYAHGVRTVFGFGRSAKAKIFPWLVVAVVTVVAAGLTAVRSQIGEVVMTYAQFADAMSWLVIFFAAVAAPELVSRDLRSGVLPLYFSRPLPRGDYALSKLLALVTALWLLLGGPQLVMFLGAAFTANRGVRGVWDELLDLLPGLLYAGLWAVVFGSIALLVASLTGKRAFAAGGIVAVFLMTTPVVGVLSILPSTTVNELAFLASPPTLVAGVGNWALGDALTQGQGGGIPIGDFGPVYAAVAVLLVAGCVSLLLLRYRKVAAR from the coding sequence ATGTCTGACGCAACCGGGGTCATCCACGACATCGGCTACCAGCGCTACACCGGGCCGCGGCTCGGCCGCCGGCAGGTCTTCGGCGCGCTCTACGCGCACGGTGTGCGTACCGTCTTCGGGTTCGGCCGCAGCGCCAAGGCGAAGATCTTCCCCTGGCTGGTGGTCGCCGTGGTCACCGTCGTGGCCGCCGGGCTCACCGCGGTACGCAGCCAGATCGGCGAGGTGGTGATGACGTACGCCCAGTTCGCCGACGCGATGAGCTGGCTCGTCATCTTCTTCGCCGCGGTGGCCGCGCCCGAGCTGGTCTCCCGCGACCTGCGCAGCGGCGTGCTGCCGCTGTACTTCTCCCGGCCGCTGCCGCGCGGCGACTACGCCCTGTCCAAGCTACTGGCGCTCGTGACAGCGCTCTGGCTGCTGCTCGGCGGCCCCCAGCTGGTGATGTTCCTCGGCGCCGCGTTCACCGCGAACCGGGGCGTACGCGGGGTGTGGGACGAGCTGCTCGACCTGCTGCCCGGCCTGCTCTACGCCGGGCTGTGGGCGGTGGTGTTCGGCTCGATCGCCCTGCTGGTCGCCTCGCTCACCGGCAAGCGCGCGTTCGCCGCCGGCGGCATCGTGGCAGTCTTCCTGATGACCACGCCGGTGGTCGGCGTACTGAGCATCCTGCCGTCGACCACAGTCAACGAGCTGGCGTTCCTCGCCTCGCCGCCGACGCTCGTCGCCGGCGTGGGCAACTGGGCGCTCGGCGACGCGCTGACCCAGGGCCAGGGCGGCGGCATCCCGATCGGCGACTTCGGGCCGGTCTACGCCGCGGTCGCCGTGCTGCTGGTCGCCGGCTGCGTCAGCCTGCTGCTCCTGCGATACCGGAAGGTGGCCGCCCGATGA
- a CDS encoding DeoR/GlpR family DNA-binding transcription regulator → MLARQRQTAILERLRLAGGVRVTELAAEFGVSDMTIRRDLDTLHEQGLLAKVHGGATPAGPGSTDEPGFRAKADRQAAEKAAIADHAARLVRPGAAIALSAGTTTAELARRLVDVPGLTVVTNSLPVAEALHVGGRPDQTVVLTGGVRTPSDALVGPLAVAAIAALHLDVLFLGVHGISERAGFTTPNLMEADTNRALVAAADRLVVLADHTKWGTVGISSIVPLDAADVLVTDGRLAPEARRVLEDRVGELVTVPAKRGAE, encoded by the coding sequence ATGCTGGCGCGGCAGCGGCAGACGGCGATCCTGGAACGACTGCGTCTCGCCGGTGGCGTCCGGGTCACCGAGCTGGCCGCCGAGTTCGGCGTGTCCGACATGACCATCCGCCGCGACCTGGACACGCTGCACGAGCAGGGCCTGCTCGCCAAGGTGCACGGCGGCGCGACGCCGGCCGGCCCCGGTTCGACAGACGAGCCCGGCTTCCGCGCCAAGGCCGACCGCCAGGCCGCCGAGAAGGCAGCGATCGCCGACCACGCCGCCCGGCTGGTCCGGCCCGGCGCCGCCATCGCGCTCTCCGCCGGCACCACCACCGCCGAGCTGGCCCGGCGGCTGGTCGACGTGCCCGGCCTCACAGTGGTCACCAACTCGCTGCCGGTGGCGGAGGCGCTGCACGTCGGCGGCCGGCCCGACCAGACAGTGGTGCTCACCGGCGGGGTACGCACGCCGTCGGACGCGCTCGTCGGTCCGCTCGCCGTGGCCGCGATCGCCGCGCTCCACCTGGACGTGCTCTTTCTCGGCGTGCACGGGATCAGCGAACGGGCCGGGTTCACCACGCCCAATCTGATGGAGGCGGACACGAACCGGGCGCTCGTGGCCGCCGCGGACCGGCTCGTGGTGCTGGCCGACCACACCAAGTGGGGCACCGTCGGCATCTCGTCGATCGTGCCGCTGGACGCGGCAGACGTGCTGGTCACCGACGGCCGGTTGGCACCCGAGGCACGACGGGTACTCGAGGACAGGGTGGGCGAGCTGGTGACGGTGCCCGCGAAGAGGGGGGCGGAGTGA
- a CDS encoding ABC transporter ATP-binding protein — MTLLATESLTKTYGGRVTALADLTVSVEPGIIGLVGANGAGKSTLIKILLGLLPPTSGRVQVLGLDPTTDPAAVRARVGYMPEHDALPPDLSAAELVTHLGRISGLPRTVARERASEALRHVGLHEERHRAVGGYSTGMKQRVKLAQALVHDPDLLLLDEPTNGLDPAGRDAMLALIHRIGTEFGISVVVCSHLLGEVERICDTLVAIDGGRLLRADRVSAMTTATDVLAVEVSEGTDELAARLAALDLPVTRDGRLLLVPLADDATYDQILGAVAELDLPLHRLDQRRHRVAELFATREPSHV, encoded by the coding sequence GTGACACTGCTCGCGACCGAGTCGCTGACCAAGACGTACGGAGGCCGGGTCACCGCGTTGGCCGACCTCACCGTGTCGGTCGAGCCGGGGATCATCGGGCTGGTGGGCGCGAACGGCGCCGGCAAGTCCACTCTGATCAAGATCCTGCTGGGTCTGCTCCCGCCGACCAGCGGCCGGGTACAGGTGCTCGGCCTCGACCCGACCACCGATCCGGCCGCGGTCCGCGCCCGGGTCGGCTACATGCCCGAGCACGACGCCCTCCCGCCCGACCTGTCCGCCGCCGAGCTGGTCACCCACCTGGGGCGGATCAGCGGGCTGCCGCGCACCGTCGCCCGGGAACGCGCCTCCGAGGCGCTGCGCCACGTCGGCCTGCACGAGGAGCGGCACCGGGCCGTCGGTGGCTACTCCACCGGCATGAAGCAGCGGGTCAAGCTCGCCCAGGCGCTCGTACACGATCCCGATCTGCTGCTGCTCGACGAGCCGACCAACGGCCTCGACCCGGCCGGCCGGGACGCCATGCTCGCGCTGATCCACCGGATCGGCACGGAATTCGGCATCTCGGTGGTGGTCTGCTCGCACCTGCTCGGCGAGGTGGAGCGGATCTGCGACACGCTCGTCGCCATCGACGGCGGCCGGTTGCTGCGCGCGGACCGGGTGTCCGCCATGACCACCGCCACCGACGTGCTCGCCGTCGAGGTGAGCGAGGGCACCGACGAGCTGGCCGCCCGGCTCGCCGCGCTCGACCTGCCGGTGACCCGCGACGGGCGGCTGCTGCTCGTCCCGCTCGCCGACGACGCCACCTACGACCAGATCCTCGGCGCGGTCGCCGAGCTGGACCTGCCGCTGCACCGGCTGGACCAGCGGCGGCACCGGGTGGCCGAGCTCTTCGCCACGAGGGAGCCCAGCCATGTCTGA
- the cysC gene encoding adenylyl-sulfate kinase: protein MSNGWLLPEDVLRDAPSYAPRPAELADLQLLLSGAYAPLTGFMSRADLTSLSRRGRLADGTPWPVPVTLQVPAALADGLDPADPARRAVVLTDGEGAPVAAMDVTDVWPGREGMVGVGGTVRRLGDGGHGPFQRLRRGPEEVRGLLPPGRVLGVFADRPLHRPQLAQIAHAARTLGAHLLVLIPVGEGSSGGLPSEALVRTVFAARDRMPPATLVAVPLARRRDEISDALLRARVAAAYGVTHLLSTEGMLSGAGLRVLVPRELAYDNRDGQWRWREDIPPRNRRLALSAEEIDDLLDRGFPLPEWHTPPAVAKELVRARPPRRYRGLVIFLTGLSGSGKSTIARGLADVLREQGDRTVTLLDGDVVRRELSAGLGFSKADRDLNVRRIGWVAAEIARHRGVGICCPIAPYAAARANAREMAEAAGAGFLLVHVATPLEVCEQRDRKGLYARARAGLLTGMTGIDDPYEEPTDADLVVDTSDLSVEEAIGRVMEHLTETGWVEPRLQPA, encoded by the coding sequence ATGAGCAACGGGTGGCTGCTGCCCGAGGACGTTCTGCGGGATGCGCCGTCGTACGCGCCCAGGCCCGCTGAGCTGGCCGATCTCCAGTTGTTGCTGAGTGGGGCGTACGCGCCGCTCACCGGTTTCATGAGCCGGGCCGACCTGACCTCGCTGAGCCGGCGCGGCCGGCTGGCCGACGGCACGCCGTGGCCGGTGCCGGTGACGCTCCAGGTGCCGGCCGCGCTGGCCGACGGGCTCGACCCGGCGGACCCGGCCCGCCGGGCGGTGGTGCTCACCGACGGCGAGGGTGCGCCGGTGGCGGCGATGGACGTGACAGACGTCTGGCCGGGCCGTGAGGGCATGGTGGGCGTCGGTGGCACCGTACGCCGCCTGGGCGACGGCGGCCACGGACCGTTCCAGCGCCTGCGGCGCGGCCCGGAGGAGGTACGCGGCCTGCTGCCGCCGGGCCGGGTGCTCGGGGTCTTCGCCGACCGTCCGCTGCACCGCCCGCAACTGGCGCAGATCGCGCACGCGGCCCGCACGCTCGGCGCGCACCTGCTGGTGCTGATCCCGGTGGGCGAGGGGTCGAGCGGTGGTCTGCCGTCCGAGGCGCTGGTGCGTACCGTGTTCGCCGCCCGCGACCGGATGCCCCCGGCGACGCTGGTGGCGGTGCCGCTGGCCCGTCGGCGCGACGAGATCAGCGACGCGCTGCTGCGGGCGCGGGTCGCCGCCGCGTACGGCGTGACCCACCTGCTCTCCACCGAGGGCATGCTCTCCGGCGCCGGCCTGCGCGTGCTGGTGCCCCGCGAGCTGGCCTACGACAACCGGGACGGGCAGTGGCGCTGGCGCGAGGACATCCCGCCGCGCAACCGCCGGCTGGCGCTGAGCGCGGAGGAGATCGACGACCTGCTGGACCGGGGCTTCCCGCTGCCCGAGTGGCACACCCCGCCGGCGGTGGCGAAGGAACTGGTCCGGGCCCGCCCGCCGCGGCGGTACCGGGGTCTGGTGATCTTCCTGACCGGGCTGTCCGGCTCGGGCAAGTCGACCATCGCCCGGGGCCTGGCCGACGTGCTCCGCGAGCAGGGCGACCGCACTGTGACGCTGCTCGACGGCGACGTGGTGCGGCGGGAGCTCTCCGCCGGGCTCGGGTTCAGCAAGGCCGACCGGGATCTCAACGTGCGCCGGATCGGCTGGGTGGCCGCCGAGATCGCCCGGCACCGCGGGGTCGGCATCTGCTGCCCGATCGCGCCGTACGCGGCGGCCCGCGCCAACGCGCGGGAGATGGCCGAGGCGGCCGGCGCGGGCTTCCTGCTGGTCCACGTGGCGACGCCGCTCGAAGTCTGTGAGCAGCGCGACCGCAAGGGCCTGTACGCCCGCGCCCGGGCCGGCCTGCTCACCGGGATGACCGGCATCGACGACCCGTACGAGGAGCCGACCGACGCCGATCTCGTGGTGGACACCTCCGACCTGTCCGTCGAGGAGGCCATCGGCCGGGTGATGGAACACCTCACCGAGACTGGCTGGGTGGAGCCCCGCCTCCAACCCGCCTGA